A stretch of DNA from Candidatus Micrarchaeia archaeon:
ATTTAGGAGAACTTGATAATGCACTTAAATACTATGACAAAGCACTTGAAGTTGATCCATTAAACAAAGAACTTTATGAAAAAAAGGAAAATATTTTTTTAGCTAAAGAGAAAAAAATTGATTTAAAAGATACAAAAGGAAGAACAATGTATGGTTAAAAAAATAAATAAAAAACAAAAATAAATAAAAAAAACAATTTATTAAAAATAAAAAAATATA
This window harbors:
- a CDS encoding tetratricopeptide repeat protein, with amino-acid sequence WYYERSYIYLKLKENKKAMEDIDKILKEDPNNSMFLTRKGDTYAYLGELDNALKYYDKALEVDPLNKELYEKKENIFLAKEKKIDLKDTKGRTMYG